Sequence from the Fragaria vesca subsp. vesca linkage group LG4, FraVesHawaii_1.0, whole genome shotgun sequence genome:
GATATGTGCAAGGATGATGATGATGTTGTGTAACTCAGGAAAGGGGTAGCCGTTGTGTGACATAAATGCTATTAAAAAGAACGAAAGGTACATTACCATTATCAAACACAGAAGTGAAATTGGATTGCGCCGAACTTGTAGATGGAGCAAGCGTCCGTGGGTGAGAAGAGCAGATCTAGTTACAGGTCTTGTCAGATCAGAGACAAGAGTATCATTTTGTTAGGTAATAGGTATACATCTAGAGCATTACATTGAGGTAACAATTGTGGACCATGGTAGAAAAACCTAAAATGACTTGCAAACAGTGTCGGTTACTTGAAGAATAGTGTACAGGATTTCATGGTTCTCAAATTGACAAACTGAACTGCAAAAGAAAGTTAGGTCATAGTGTCAATGGGGATGTTTTGATTAGTTCTGCACAGACGAGGATGGTCTCCAAACTTGAACAAAAAAACCCACAAAAGCTGCAATATCGTTACCAAACGGAATATAAGTCAGAACAAACAAACAAGTTAAAATGGCAGTTGTTCCATATCAGATCCAAAAACAAATATACTTCATAACAACATAGCCTGTAACAACTGAAGCCACCAGAGCTACTGTGGGGTACAAGAATTCTCAATTCCATAACACTAAGTTTTTAACACTCATTCGAAAAGGAACTCAGAAGAATAAGGCACAACATTAAATGTATATACACAATATAGGCAGTGTGGTTCCCTAAGAGGAAAAGAATAATACTGGTACAATCGATTCAAGTGCATTCGTGTTCCTCGGTAAAAATCAAATCTCCTTCACTTCTTTTACAGCATTCGTGTTCCTTGGTAAGAATCAAATCTCCTTCACTTCTTTTACAGGTCGTACTTCAAATCCCCCACCTGTTCTCTTATCCAATGAGTACGGCATATAGGTACCAAGTATTCTATCCCACATCACAAAGAATGGCTGGGAGAAGTTATACTTGTTTCCATAGAGCTGATGGTGGACGTCGTGGTAAGCAGTATTGTTTCTGAAAAGTACATGGAAGAGGTTCCCAGGAAGCCATAATCCGCAATGATCGTCTACTGTCTTGATGGTGGCAAAGGAGAAGAAGAATATGGAGGCTCGAGGAGACATACCAGAGAGGAGAAAAGATAAGGCCCCACCAATTGTATCAAGGAGAAGACCCTCTACAGGGTGATTGTAAAGAGCTCCAAATGCATAGGGCACAACAAGCCGGTGATGTTGAGAATGGATATGCTTGTACAAGAACTTGTTGTGATGCATGTATCTGTGCATAAAGTATTGCCACGTATCCAAAACCAACATTGCAGTAACAAACTGTCTTGCTAGATCTATCAAAGAATGCTTTGCACCTGCAGCTGCACCATCATCTCCTGTCACCTACACAATAAAAAATTGACATAAAATCTTAATCCGCATATGAAGATGAGGCAAATGAATGAGGTTTTAGTATAAATGAGGCACAGGGTATGAATTCTTATTCACAGTGTAATAACAAAATAACTAGTGTAACAAGTTGGAAAACACGCAGAGTTGGAAGCGTGTTAATAATGAAAACAATCTTCAGATGCAGCATAAAAGAAACTACTACGTTATTATCCCCACATCATTGCAACAATCATAGTAATGATCTCTTTCAACTACCTATTTGGAACTTGCACAAAGAGATTTCTACCTATCATGGTAATGATAATTGTTGAAAAATGTCAGCAGTAGCACAACTATTCAATTAAATCTCAGCCCCATCAGTCAGCCGGTCAACATGAACATCAAGTGAAGAAAATAGCATAACTTTCCTCTCTCTCCTTTACTAATTATCCTCAATGACAATAATGAATATCATCACAAGGGAAGCAGACAGAACTATACTGCAAAAGACAAACAAGAAACCTAATTGTGTACACCTACTGACACTCATTACGACTAAAGTTCCAGAACAGTTCCTTTATAAAATAGACGTACACATTGCCTGAAGGTACATCAAGCGTACTAGCTGCGTAAAGCTGGTTAGTTTGAGCTATCAGATATCAGACAGACCAAATTTCTCATTTTATCATGTCATTCATTGAGACACTAAAGCTCAGTTGATTAGATAACTTACGGATCACTAAAAGGAAGATAACAAGGAGGGGATAAATTAATCACTAAAAGAACTGAAGCTCAGTTCATCATTGTAGTTGACTAAAACATTTCTAATTCTAATTCACAAAACTCCAACTCCTACAACCATCAGCCCAACAACTATTCAAACCATCTGCTCAAACATAATCCAAAAATCAAAGCTTCTATCACAAGTTCAATATCCATTAAGCTATCACCAGTTCACAACACAGTTATCCCAATTCACTAAACAAAGCAGTAAACTAAACTTTCCTTATCTATCCAACGATCACATCAATGAATTTCCAAATCTAAACCAACCAAAAAATCAGTCTCTACAGAAAAGAAAAAAAGAGCTGAAGTAATAGTCCTACCGTGAACAAAATGATAGCAACAATGGCCTGAATGGTCTGCTGAAGAAGAACGCCTTTGACGACGGTTCTCTTGGACACCAAATTCTTCTCATCCTCATCTTTCTTGGTGTGCAGTCGATACTTCTCCAACGAATCCAGCAACACATAAATCCCAGAATAAGCCCAATATACCAAAACTGGGACGAAAGTTCCCAATAGCTCATCAGAAACCTCAAATCCCATCTTTGATATATCAAGAAAGTAAAACCCAAAAGCAAAAGACTCAAACTTTGATCAAAAACTGAACCCAAGATTCCAAATTTGCATAATATCAGATAAATTGGATGATGATGATTCTTCTTCTTCTTCTTCTTCTTCTTCCCCAATACCTAACCCTAAACTATGAAAAGGCTTCCCCTTTCACCTCACTATGAGTTGAGAATCAGAAATGAAGAATTGGGTTGAGATTAAAACCATCAAAGCAGGTCAAGTTTGATTTTTTTTTTACCAAAAAGGAGCAGGCTTTGGTTTTGGTTTGGATTTCGTTGGAATCAATAAGAGAGAGAGAGGACCCAGAAAAATATCAAACACATTCAAACAGTGGTTCCATCGTGGGGGGCTGACGTCCAGTGTGCGCGATACTATTTTTGGTAATGTGCGCGTGCTACGTGGTGTGTTATGAGAGGCGGTGAGCTGGTGAGTCGAGAGTTGGGAGGCAGTTGGAGAGGCCAACTAGGATGTTGTGGACGCAGAGGATTGGGGCTTTGGATCGACTTTTTTTTGTTTGGTTTTGAGTTGTTTTTCTGTGGACGGACAAAAAAGGACACCCAGTTTGACTCGATTGAAGATTTTTAAACGTTTCAAATCGGACAAGTCGAACGCGGAGGGGTGAAAGTACCAGACTACCCTCGTGTGACGTGTTAGCAGTGTACCCATGATCTGCCAGATATTTTCTTTCCAAATAATGATTCAAATCTTATGTTTTTCGTAAGGCTAACTTTGTTGTTTTCCAGACTAGGCTTATGTTTATCGAACTCCAGTAATTTAGGTTCACTGTCTTCCCCTGATTTTGTTTCTCGTCTTATTTTCAAAGTTGGTGTGCATGAAAATTTGAAGCAACTCCTGGCCTCCTAGGTAACTAGTTTGGTTTACAAGTTACATCAGAAAAGAAGGGAAGGACTAGGAGTTTGATAAAGGATAATAAAGGCTAAAAAGACTGAAAAGGACTAGGTTTACTTCAAAGTTAATTTTGAAGTCTCATGAAGGCATTGGGCCTTTTTACTACAAGTTGTATAATTGGGTCGGGATGGTTTAATCTCATTACCCAAAAGGGCCAAAATGAAATATGAAATTTCGGTTCTATACAGTGTCCATTGCAAATTTGCAATTGCAGTAGAAATTTCACAGATGGGGGTTACAGAATCTGTTCTTCTCTTTTTTGTTCTTTTCGTTTGACAAAAGGAGAGAAACATGTGTCCTAAGTAGGCTCCAAATTCTGGGTATCAGGTGCTTTCTTCAGAAAGCTGCTTAGGCCAATTTGTGTGGTCCGCTTGGAAAGAACTGAGAAAGCAAGAGAAAACAGTTGGGTTGTATCTCAATGTTCATTGATAACTTCTGAAGATTAACAACAAAATGCCTTCAAACCTTTTGCCTTGGTTTGTTTATTGGATGCAACAACAGTTTTCTTCCAACTCTCATAGGCCTGCTTGTCCATTGTTTTGCGCTTCTTATACATTGAAGGCTGCAAGTGCATAAAACAGTTGTGGTTCAGTATTAGAATTCATTTGTAACTAATGAGAGGGTCTAGAGGCTGTTAACTCAAACCAAGGTACATTATGATCCAGTTAGAATTCAGGACAGGATAACATATCACACTAGCATTCAAGGATCAGTTAACTGTGACAAGGTATCACATGTGGACTGATGTTGTAGACTCACAGAACACTCAACACAAGAACCAATTGTTGGGACTCGCATATATAGGCAATCACAATGAGTTCCTTTATAGTGGAGCAAATTATTACTAGAATCAAATAATTACTACCTCAGATCCTTCATCAGATGAATAACCACCGTCCTCAAGTTTCCTTTTCTCTGGCAAAACATCTAGAAGTTCTGCAGTGAAATCAACAAGAGAAACACAAGTGCTAAGTAGTCTGAAAGCTTGTACAATGACAAATTATATTAAAAATCTTCTACATAAAGTTTCAAGCCAAACTCAGTGGCAGACACCTACCTCGATTCCCCTTGATCTCCTTGGGATCTTTCTTTTCCTTTTCGGTGCCATAAACATCAAAACACAAGTCCTTCATAGAAACAGAAACCTGTGGAAGAAAATCACAAACCGTACATAAGTAAAGACAACACATGCTATTTCAGTTGGCAATAGGAGACTGCTGTGTAAGAAGTTCCCTTACCGAAGAGAATTCAGCTTCAGAAGTACCACTGAGCTCAATCAACTTAATCTTGTCTACTTTTAGCTGCAAAACATGTAGGATATAGTTAGCATATGTTGCCACTCGTCTGGTCTCTGAAGAACACAACTCAATTACATGATACCTTGTGCTTCTTTGCACATAAATAGAATGCTACAGCAACAAACACAGGCCTAGTGAAGTCAGCACCAGCCCGCCGAGAAGGCAGCAATGATGCAAGAAACCGAGTCTTGTAACTGAAACACAAAAGCAAAACAATCCATTTCCTAATCAGATAACATCCCCAATAGGCATAACAAGACTCTTAAAAGCACATTATCAAACACCTATAGTGTTATATACACTGAAAACAACAAGAGTACAAAGCCGCATTGCAAAAAGGAAATCAAAACTTACAGCGACAAACCCTTCTGCACGAAAGGAATAATCCGAACACATCCAAACTGAATCGCCAATTCTCTAACATCCAATTTGTTCCTGCACCACCACCACCACAACACCCAACCCAATCCAATCATCAGTATCCACTAAAATCAAAAACGACATGAAAATCTAACCAAATGAGACAAATCAAGAAACCCACTTGACGCCAAGGCCATTCTGCAATGAATTAAACGATCTAGTATAAGCCTTCTCCGACATCCCACTCAACTTGACCGCCTTTTGCCGATCAAACAAAATCCCCGCCCTGTTAAAACAAATCCAAATTAAAAACCCAAAATCCAAAATCTCAAAAACCCAAAACCCCACGAAACCGACTTACCTCGTTGCGGCGATTTCTAAGCAGATCACGGCCTTACATACCTCACCCTGCAACATCACAACTGATAAATATAAATACCCAGTTAATCGAACGATGAGGAATGAAATGAAAGAGACTTACGACGCCGATGACGGAAGAGTCGAACTGGATGTCGCAGAGGCGGCGGAGCTCGGCGGCTCTGCGGACGACTTGCTTGGAGTCGGAGAGGTCAAGCCTCTTCGCTATGTCTGAGAGATCCATAGTTTCTCTCCTTAGGGTTTTGGGATCTGATGAGAATGAGAAAGAGTGAGACTGGGAATCGGCATATATGGCGCTGCTTCGAAAAGGCGGGAACTCAATTTACAAGTTTCCGCGCTTTTCTGGGATTTCCCGGTAAGCTTTTGGCGCCCGCGGGTTAAGAACGGCGTCGTTATTTACAGAGGGTATTTTTGTAAATTTGACCAAGATATTAATTAATTTATGCGCAATAACTCATTTATTGGTTTTTTTCTTTCTTTTTAACAGACAGAGTGATGAGAAATTGTTGTGAACCAGTTTTAGGGCTCGTTATGGGTACACCATGTGTTCAGCATATTATTTACCACCTCTTTAGTCGGACTACTGTTCTTATGAAAACCACATGACGAAAGTAAATTTTGGTGTTCAAGGGATACAAACATAGTAACTTGAATAATTCAGACACAGGACAAAGGTGATCTACTTCAATGTGCTAACAATGCTATATGTTTTCCTCTAAACATATGTATTCATATTTTAATGCATAGCTGACGGTGCCTCTGATTCCCTAATCAGCTGAAGAGTTCTCTACTCTGACGGTGGCTAAAGATCATGCGGTAACAAACATCACCAAAAGCATCGTTTTGAGTTTGGATGGCCGGCATTGAGAACCTGCGGAGGGTTTACCAGATCAAAACTGAAGCTTCTGTGATGCTAATTAGATGTCTCAATTGCCGGCTCCTCTGTCCCGCTGCTATTAATCAACTGGTAAAACAGTACAAGCAGCAGTAATATTAGAATTATTAGCTTTGCAGGAAAAGGCACAAGATACACATGATAGTAGAAGTAGAGAAAGGTGAATGTTATGTGAGGAGAAACTGGTGCATACCAAGGAGCCAAGTTGTTCGTATGCTTCCATGACTTTAGGATCTTCCTCGTCTTCATAACCCACTTGTATTATTCTTGGTCCATTGACAGACCAAAAGGCTCTTAGACCTGCCTCCTGGAAGGAGTAAGAACCATAGATGAGATTCAACGTTATTGTGAGGCTATACATCTTGCCCTGAGAGGTCAAAAACCAAGGCAGAACTTGTATGAATTTTAGTCAGCTGACCTGTAATGTTATCATGTATATTGCCTCCAGGGCTTCAGCACGAATTTCAGGATCATCAACTGGTTCACGCTCAATTGAGAGAGCACTACTAAGCTCAAGTGGCATTTTCGATCTATCTTGCTGACTGTAAATCTGCGCACCATTGCCATATCAATGGAAGAGGGAATGGAAAGAAAAATGTTGGAGAGTAGCAGAAGAAACAAATTACATTATATTTTAATATTGCAACTCCAGAACTATAGATTGCTATCTATAACAAAATTTGTGAAAATTATTTAACACCTAAATAAAAGTCAGGGTACAAATGTGGTACGTAGCTGTTCTTAGCACCAACAGTAGCACACATTTTTGTGATGTGTTTAAGCAAATAAATGTAAATGTAAAGGATACTTTTCACTTAATGTTCTTGCACTAAAAAGTAAACAGTCAAGCTCTCCTCGGTCTAACTGATAGACTGTTCTAAAGTCAAGAAGGTGCCTATCTTACCTTGTTACCAGCAACAGGCAGAAGCAGAGCTGGCCAGAGAAACTCTGAAATTAATAGTAAATTCTGAAGCTCGCTCTCAGCTTCAAAACAACAGTTACGAATAGTTCCAGAAACCTGTGAGCAAACAAATCATTGCACTAAAAGAGGTGAGCAGATGGTTAATATGCTTCCTTGGCTAGATTGGCACCATGTTTAGCTGCTCAACCTTGACCACAGTAAGCTGTGCAAGATACATGAAGAGTTTGAATCCATTCAGAAACCCTAACTAATGAAAAATACGAATCAATGATAGCTGTCAAACTGGTAAAATATGATTGTCCGCAATACTTAATTGACAGTTTCTTTAGGGACCTCTTCAGATAATTAGGTGTTACAGTGTGCAAGTTCAGCTTGGTTGATAACAACATGGGCCAAGTCATAAAGAAATTGCTTTCTACTAACTATTCAGTATTCATTGTTAAAGGAGAAAGATAACGCAAGAACATTACTTTTTATCTTAATTCATTGAGGTGATCTACTGTACATTGAGGTGTTCTGCTGTACATACCCACTGCATCACTAGTAGACAACAAAAATTCTTTATCGTAATTCATTGAGGTGATACAAGACATACCCCTTTCCTTCTCAATGGGCTAGAAGAGTCATACTGTCTTATAATCTGTTTCAGAAGGCCGCGCTTAGGGTCCAGCAAAAGTTTTCTGCCTGCTTCTTTCTTTGAGATGTTCACAAGGATAGACCCAACATGCTCAAATGGATCTTCTGAGACATGTGAAACAAAAGATATCAGAGAATATAATGACATACACATGACAATATTTGAATGACTGCAAAACGAACAATTTGAAGCTAAAAACTTCTGTTTCTGTAATACTAAAATGTGATCTTGGCCATCGAAGATGCAGACTATCTTAAGCACTTGTGTCCAACAAAACAAAATATCAACTTTCAGGATCTTATGGCTGCAATCAATGGTCAAGACTACCTAAAATGATCTAGAGGAACAAGAAGCAAACTTCATTTTATGCTTTTTCATTGACATGTACCAGGTATAAGATAAGAGGGAAACAACTAAGAAAAAAACAACACACCGTTATCTTCACCGGAAGAGGATCTACAGAATGATCTCACAAGCTTCATAACATAGAGCCCTTGCATTTTCTCATCTCCGGTCTAGAACAAAAACATAGTCCCATGATTAGCAATTAATGTTTTAACTGACAGAGCAAAAGAAAACAGAATTGTTATATATACATTACAAAATATGTATCATATAATATATAATTAATATATTGCACTTTCTCCAATAGAAGAAGGAGAGGTTACTTTTGATATATTATCATCTCTATTTAGTATACGCATATATCAAGGGAATCTATCAGAATATGAACTGAGGAAAAAAAAACACACACCTGCAGTAACGAAGCAGTACCACTTTCTAATTGGGTGAGATTGACTAAAAGCATTACCAGCAACCGGCTAATATTAGGCTCTGACTTAAATAAAAGGTCCATAGCCAGGTTAATCATTCCTATGTCAACCATCTTTGCTGCCACAGCCGACCTTTGGGAAAGATTAACAAGAGCTACTGCTGCAGGTTCCGATACCTCCTGAAAAACACCAAACCAATGTTTTTTTTCATTCAAAATATTACTTGGTGGAGAGCAATGACAAGATAAAAAAAAGAGTAAAACGATGGTATCAGAAACCCAAATTCCAAGCCCTTTCTGCATCACTGTGCAATGATCAAGTCGAAAAAATTATGAACAATTGCATTCAGAAAGGAATCATGCTATAACACCTTTTTTCCAGCTAGGAGTCGAGATAATGGTGGCAGCAGGATATCTGCATGCTTGGCTAGAGACTTCAAGCCATCTTCGGACCCGGTTAATCCATGAACAATATCAACAGCTGCCTTTGTCAACTAAATAAACATACAAGAGTTAGCCAACAACCCATTACCATCAATCAAATTGCATTCATTCCATTCAGTTTAAATTTAAAATCCAGTTACTTCAGAACACTTAGCAACAAGAACATGGATATACTCAAATTAGAGGATCTCAATGACACTAATCTTTCAACTATGCACATAAGGTGAAACTAAACCCAGAACATTCACCACAAATTTAAGTTCCATTGGAATTAAAGACTAAAGAATACAATTACTGTGGTGGGATTTGTAAGCAAGTTAAGTAAGTGGGCGTAGATGAGAATGAAAATTGCTTACGTTTGGAGATGGAGACGATAGAAATCCCACTAGTTCTTCGAGTTCCGTCGCCATGGTTTGGTTGGTTTGGTTGTCTTTTCGGCGCTTCTGCAGATACCGTCACTCGTTTCGTACACTCCCAGACCAACCAAAAAGACAACAGCTTAGACCGACGACGTCGTTTTGGCCAAATGGTGAGGCTGCATGAGAAATATTTACCCAATATTTACCGTTTCAGGCAATTAAAGAATAAGGAAATTACAACAATAATCCACGAAAACAAGCCAATTGAAGTCAATCAAAATGAATAGCCTATATCTCGGTCTTCGGAGAAATTTTCCAGTGCTCCCAAAAAACCAAATGACAGTCTGACGTGGTCCTCAATTTCATTTAAATTTTGACATATGGATTTTTAGCGATTTTGTCGAAGACTATTTTGAGTTTTTTATTGATTTTTTAAACCCTATACCCTTAGCCCTGAACCCTAACCATATACCTTATACCCTAACCCCTAAATCTTATACCCTAAACCCTAGGCCAAACTCATAAAAGACTTATGACGGTCATTTCATAAAATATAGAAAACCTTAATTTATATTTTAGTTGTAATAAATCCACGTGTCAAAATTCAATTAGAAATAGAGGACCACGTCAGACTGCCACATGGTCCTTCAGGAGCACTGAAAAATTTCTCGTTCGATAAAACGTGTCCAGCTTCATCCATACATCATCTGCAATAAAGTTGGATTCTCACAAGAGATGAGAAATAGACACAGTTGTAAAACTCTTATTATATTTTGAACTTCACGACAGTTGCTTGACATGTCAAGGAACATTGCAACCATCTTTGATACATTGGATGACTAATGTTGAGTCACCTTCAACTAAAACTTGAGTAAGATTCAGCTTCTAGCAGCCAACAGGCCATCCTTCAACACGGAGCACTTGACAGAAAGAATATTTGGAGAGAAAAGAGGCTTAGCTTTAACAACGATAGAGTTACAAAGCCAACAAAAGAGGCCAGCATTTATAGAGCCATCGAATTTAAGCTTGACAAAGTTGTGGGTAGCAGGCGACCATTTGTTGACTTCAGATATTCGAACGAGTCTTTTGGCACCGGATTATTAGCAGCACAATAAGAGGTGTCTAAAGCATCAACAACATGGACTATAGAGGATGGATTGTACTGCACATATCGGAAAATTAAGTTGTTTCTAGCTTTCCAAATTTTCCAACACAACAACAAATTGTCTTCAATAATATTCACAAGTTGATTATCCACCAGAAGCATGCCACTCCTCAAAATCTGGGGAACTGTGTTTGATAGTGTTAG
This genomic interval carries:
- the LOC101306517 gene encoding FAM203 family protein DDB_G0276861-like, whose protein sequence is MATELEELVGFLSSPSPNLTKAAVDIVHGLTGSEDGLKSLAKHADILLPPLSRLLAGKKEVSEPAAVALVNLSQRSAVAAKMVDIGMINLAMDLLFKSEPNISRLLVMLLVNLTQLESGTASLLQTGDEKMQGLYVMKLVRSFCRSSSGEDNEDPFEHVGSILVNISKKEAGRKLLLDPKRGLLKQIIRQYDSSSPLRRKGVSGTIRNCCFEAESELQNLLLISEFLWPALLLPVAGNKIYSQQDRSKMPLELSSALSIEREPVDDPEIRAEALEAIYMITLQEAGLRAFWSVNGPRIIQVGYEDEEDPKVMEAYEQLGSLLINSSGTEEPAIETSN
- the LOC101306523 gene encoding origin recognition complex subunit 6-like, which gives rise to MDLSDIAKRLDLSDSKQVVRRAAELRRLCDIQFDSSVIGVGEVCKAVICLEIAATRAGILFDRQKAVKLSGMSEKAYTRSFNSLQNGLGVKNKLDVRELAIQFGCVRIIPFVQKGLSLYKTRFLASLLPSRRAGADFTRPVFVAVAFYLCAKKHKLKVDKIKLIELSGTSEAEFSSVSVSMKDLCFDVYGTEKEKKDPKEIKGNRELLDVLPEKRKLEDGGYSSDEGSEPSMYKKRKTMDKQAYESWKKTVVASNKQTKAKVLSKRTTQIGLSSFLKKAPDTQNLEPT
- the LOC101306226 gene encoding sphinganine C(4)-monooxygenase 2-like, yielding MGFEVSDELLGTFVPVLVYWAYSGIYVLLDSLEKYRLHTKKDEDEKNLVSKRTVVKGVLLQQTIQAIVAIILFTVTGDDGAAAGAKHSLIDLARQFVTAMLVLDTWQYFMHRYMHHNKFLYKHIHSQHHRLVVPYAFGALYNHPVEGLLLDTIGGALSFLLSGMSPRASIFFFSFATIKTVDDHCGLWLPGNLFHVLFRNNTAYHDVHHQLYGNKYNFSQPFFVMWDRILGTYMPYSLDKRTGGGFEVRPVKEVKEI